The Methanosphaera sp. BMS genome contains a region encoding:
- a CDS encoding thioesterase family protein produces the protein MYKTIITPRIGDTDALRHINNTALPLWFETARNPIFEIFNPTLELTYKKWNLMMIRCDFNYLKPIYYGYDVEIRTYVSKIGKTSLTLIHEAWQNGQLRANGSCTMLYFDFIRQSSVAIPEDIREKLEKHYITKENLEKNNKKEMNENKKNMDETDYIESDL, from the coding sequence ATGTATAAAACTATCATAACACCACGTATCGGAGATACCGACGCTTTAAGACACATCAACAATACCGCACTACCCCTATGGTTTGAAACTGCACGTAACCCCATATTTGAGATATTTAATCCGACACTCGAGTTAACGTATAAGAAATGGAACCTCATGATGATTCGCTGTGACTTCAATTACCTGAAACCCATCTACTATGGCTATGACGTGGAAATCAGGACGTATGTATCCAAAATTGGCAAAACATCACTAACGCTTATCCATGAAGCATGGCAGAATGGACAACTGCGTGCCAACGGTAGCTGTACCATGCTATACTTTGACTTTATACGACAAAGCAGTGTGGCTATCCCCGAGGATATTCGTGAAAAGCTAGAGAAACATTACATTACAAAAGAAAACCTGGAAAAAAACAATAAAAAGGAGATGAATGAAAATAAGAAGAACATGGATGAGACAGATTACATCGAATCTGACTTGTAA